In the Halodesulfovibrio aestuarii DSM 17919 = ATCC 29578 genome, one interval contains:
- a CDS encoding TraR/DksA family transcriptional regulator — translation MQEIQKEALVQKMHAEVGRLKMEVDRLKEITGPVAPDDAIGRLSRMDNIVNNSVNKAALSKAQSRLAGLEYVLRKVDDPEFGYCMECGAPIPHARLMAIPGATLCVNCAE, via the coding sequence ATGCAAGAAATTCAAAAAGAAGCACTCGTGCAGAAAATGCACGCGGAAGTTGGTCGTTTGAAAATGGAAGTTGACAGGCTGAAGGAAATTACAGGGCCTGTTGCACCTGACGACGCTATCGGTAGGCTTTCACGCATGGACAATATAGTGAATAATAGCGTCAATAAAGCTGCTTTGTCCAAAGCGCAATCACGTCTTGCCGGGTTGGAATATGTTTTGCGAAAGGTTGATGACCCGGAATTCGGGTACTGTATGGAGTGTGGAGCACCTATTCCGCATGCCCGTCTGATGGCAATACCGGGGGCGACTTTGTGCGTTAACTGCGCAGAATAG
- the sfsA gene encoding DNA/RNA nuclease SfsA, with the protein MSVEEPLILYPEGCIVGSFVRRVKRFSVEILVDGESVWIHSNNTGSMMGLLRQGSPILASPAANPDRKLKWTQEAVGLNMATGINWVGVNTQTPNKMLKAAFEAGRLHWGEGYTVFKSEAKIGDSRADGVLRTEDDSLPPLWIECKNVTMVEDEVACFPDAVTERGRKHLNNMINVVKQGHRAAFFYLIQRPDGHCFAPADIIDPAYAELFYEAIELGVEVYPYRATVTEAGIVLGELLPVNPKAF; encoded by the coding sequence ATGTCTGTAGAAGAACCACTTATTTTATATCCAGAAGGGTGCATTGTTGGTTCCTTTGTCCGCCGCGTTAAAAGATTCAGTGTTGAAATTCTTGTGGATGGAGAATCTGTCTGGATACATTCTAATAATACCGGCTCAATGATGGGACTGTTGCGGCAGGGCTCACCCATTTTAGCTTCCCCCGCTGCGAATCCCGATAGAAAACTTAAGTGGACGCAGGAAGCGGTCGGGTTGAACATGGCAACTGGAATAAATTGGGTAGGGGTAAACACCCAGACACCGAATAAAATGCTTAAAGCTGCTTTTGAAGCGGGCAGACTGCATTGGGGGGAAGGCTATACTGTCTTTAAAAGCGAGGCGAAAATCGGTGACAGTCGTGCAGATGGCGTGTTGCGGACAGAAGATGATTCTTTGCCCCCGCTTTGGATAGAATGTAAAAACGTGACCATGGTAGAAGATGAAGTTGCTTGTTTTCCTGACGCAGTAACCGAACGCGGGCGAAAGCATCTTAACAATATGATTAATGTGGTGAAGCAGGGACATCGCGCAGCGTTTTTTTATCTTATTCAGCGTCCGGACGGGCATTGCTTTGCGCCGGCAGATATTATTGATCCGGCATATGCAGAGCTTTTTTATGAGGCTATTGAACTAGGTGTTGAGGTCTATCCGTATAGAGCAACTGTCACAGAAGCAGGCATTGTACTTGGAGAGCTACTTCCTGTTAACCCCAAAGCTTTTTAG
- a CDS encoding chemotaxis protein, which translates to MQTNILLESGTNELEIVEFFLDELEIDGTNYRGYYGVNVAKVLEIIRMPTVTELPESGHSCILGAFNLRSQVIPLVDLSMWLGKHREETEPPKVIVTEFNNVCTAFQVSGVNRIHRISWEEVEPPSSYVSNLSGQSITGVVKINDRIIFLLDLERIVANLNPELALKLDDAIDWEDGESRRALITDDSGLIREMLTDLLEKANFQVEAHNNGKEAWDRLRQLKSIAEENNRPLTDYVQVVVSDIEMPAMDGHSLCKAIKEDSVLGKLPVILFSSLITDKLRHKGESVGADMQVSKPEVTLLAQRAIELIEERRQQSA; encoded by the coding sequence ATGCAGACAAACATACTTTTAGAGTCCGGCACCAACGAGCTGGAAATTGTTGAATTTTTCTTGGATGAACTTGAGATAGACGGCACCAACTATCGCGGTTACTACGGAGTAAACGTAGCGAAGGTGCTCGAAATTATCAGAATGCCTACCGTAACAGAACTACCTGAAAGCGGTCATTCCTGTATTTTAGGTGCTTTTAACCTCCGTTCACAGGTTATCCCGCTTGTTGACCTGTCTATGTGGCTTGGAAAACACCGTGAAGAAACAGAACCACCAAAAGTTATTGTAACAGAATTCAACAACGTATGTACCGCGTTCCAGGTATCCGGTGTCAACCGTATTCATCGCATCAGCTGGGAAGAGGTTGAACCGCCAAGCAGCTACGTTTCTAATTTAAGCGGACAGTCCATTACCGGTGTCGTTAAAATTAATGACCGTATCATTTTCCTGCTCGACCTCGAAAGAATTGTTGCTAACTTGAATCCGGAACTTGCACTCAAACTTGATGACGCAATCGACTGGGAAGACGGCGAAAGCCGCCGTGCATTGATCACCGATGACTCCGGTCTTATTCGTGAAATGCTTACCGACCTTTTGGAAAAAGCTAATTTTCAGGTTGAAGCACACAACAACGGTAAAGAGGCATGGGACAGGCTGCGTCAGCTCAAATCTATCGCCGAAGAGAATAACAGGCCGCTCACTGACTACGTTCAGGTAGTAGTCTCCGATATTGAAATGCCTGCAATGGATGGTCACTCCCTTTGCAAGGCAATCAAGGAAGACTCCGTTCTCGGAAAACTGCCGGTTATCCTGTTCTCCTCACTCATTACGGATAAACTGCGCCACAAAGGCGAATCCGTTGGTGCAGATATGCAGGTATCAAAGCCGGAAGTAACTCTGCTTGCACAGCGCGCCATCGAGCTAATCGAAGAGCGCCGTCAACAGTCTGCATAA
- a CDS encoding pyridoxal phosphate-dependent aminotransferase: MKTSSRIAQLKPSATLAVNAKALELKAQGKEIISLAVGEPDFPTPDYVRDACKRALDDGFTRYGAVPGLPELRTAVANYFNIMYGTSARAEHTMITNGGKQALFNLLQSLINPGDEVIIPAPYWVSYPPMVQLAEGKPVAVAASAEAGFKITVEQLEAARTEKTAVLLLNSPSNPTGAAYSRKEIDAIAEWAISHNIFIISDEIYDQLVYAPAEHASLATWWEKYPEQVCIVNGLAKSFAMTGWRIGYVLAHVDLIKAMSKIQGQSTSNVCSFAQKGAVAALTGGFEVVDSMRASFRKRRDLAMSIIGKWPNVVCPVPQGAFYLFPDVHRLYNETYPDSAALCTYLLEEAGVALVPGAAFGDDNCIRISYAVDEKTLEESLSKIARILFG; encoded by the coding sequence ATGAAGACTTCAAGCCGTATCGCACAACTTAAACCGTCTGCTACCTTGGCTGTTAACGCTAAAGCTCTTGAGCTGAAAGCACAGGGAAAAGAAATTATCAGCCTTGCTGTTGGCGAACCTGATTTCCCAACGCCAGACTATGTACGTGACGCGTGCAAGCGCGCACTGGACGACGGTTTTACCAGATATGGTGCAGTACCGGGTCTTCCTGAACTTCGCACTGCCGTAGCCAATTACTTCAATATCATGTATGGCACTTCAGCCCGTGCAGAACACACCATGATTACAAACGGCGGCAAACAGGCTCTCTTTAACCTGCTGCAAAGCCTTATTAATCCGGGGGACGAAGTTATCATTCCTGCCCCATACTGGGTAAGCTATCCGCCAATGGTTCAGCTTGCAGAGGGCAAGCCTGTGGCTGTCGCAGCCTCCGCTGAAGCAGGATTTAAAATTACCGTAGAACAGCTTGAAGCTGCGCGTACGGAAAAAACTGCTGTACTTCTGCTAAACTCTCCGTCCAACCCAACTGGAGCGGCTTACTCCCGCAAAGAAATTGACGCAATTGCTGAATGGGCTATCAGCCACAACATCTTTATTATCTCCGACGAAATTTACGACCAACTTGTATATGCACCTGCAGAACACGCATCTCTTGCCACATGGTGGGAAAAATACCCGGAACAGGTATGCATAGTAAACGGTCTTGCCAAAAGTTTCGCAATGACAGGCTGGCGTATTGGTTACGTTTTGGCTCATGTTGACCTTATCAAGGCAATGAGCAAAATTCAGGGACAATCCACATCCAACGTCTGCTCATTTGCACAAAAAGGTGCTGTTGCAGCACTTACAGGCGGCTTTGAAGTAGTTGATTCCATGCGAGCTTCCTTCCGCAAACGCCGTGACCTTGCCATGAGCATCATTGGTAAATGGCCTAATGTTGTTTGTCCTGTACCACAAGGCGCGTTCTATCTGTTCCCGGATGTTCATCGTCTGTACAATGAGACCTACCCGGACTCTGCTGCTCTGTGCACGTATCTGCTCGAAGAAGCCGGTGTTGCATTAGTGCCGGGCGCTGCTTTCGGTGATGATAACTGTATCCGCATTTCCTACGCAGTAGATGAAAAAACTCTTGAAGAATCTCTAAGCAAAATTGCGCGTATCCTTTTTGGCTAA
- a CDS encoding TatD family hydrolase, translated as MGKKKSKPAPLPQSLALPYTGVESHAHLDLPPFSSDIEEVLKRAKESGVRYICNVFLGHEAWKNNRHLFEQHDEVFFILGTHPSHVDQCTDAELNAMRAAFAEDSRLRGIGEIGLDYYWDHFPRENQKDIFIKQLHLAKELNTRVIIHSRDAAEDTIDVLEAEGFVDYPVLWHCFGGDAELAERIIKNGWYLSIPGTVTYPKNEEAREALKVIPLDRMLIETDCPYLTPVPYRGKRNEPAYTVFTAECVAKELGIDTEELWTTCGNNAIRFFGL; from the coding sequence ATGGGTAAAAAAAAATCTAAACCGGCGCCATTACCGCAAAGCCTTGCGCTGCCGTATACCGGTGTCGAGTCTCACGCACATCTCGACCTACCGCCGTTCTCTTCCGACATTGAAGAGGTGCTGAAACGCGCAAAAGAATCCGGAGTGCGCTATATCTGCAACGTATTCCTTGGGCATGAAGCATGGAAGAACAACCGTCACCTTTTTGAACAGCATGACGAAGTCTTCTTCATTCTCGGCACACACCCAAGCCACGTGGATCAATGCACTGATGCAGAGCTAAATGCTATGCGTGCAGCCTTCGCTGAAGACAGCAGGCTTCGTGGTATCGGTGAAATTGGGCTGGATTATTACTGGGATCATTTCCCACGTGAAAATCAAAAAGACATTTTTATTAAGCAACTTCATTTAGCAAAAGAGCTTAATACCCGTGTCATCATTCATTCAAGAGATGCAGCAGAAGATACTATCGACGTGTTGGAAGCAGAAGGTTTTGTAGACTATCCCGTGCTCTGGCATTGCTTTGGCGGTGACGCAGAGCTTGCTGAACGCATTATTAAGAACGGATGGTATCTCTCTATTCCGGGTACGGTGACATATCCAAAAAATGAAGAAGCACGCGAAGCACTCAAAGTTATCCCTCTGGATCGCATGCTTATAGAAACAGACTGCCCGTATCTTACGCCTGTTCCTTACCGCGGAAAGCGTAACGAGCCAGCCTACACAGTATTTACAGCAGAATGTGTTGCCAAAGAACTCGGTATTGATACCGAAGAGCTCTGGACAACCTGCGGCAACAACGCAATCCGCTTTTTTGGGTTATAG
- the ispH gene encoding 4-hydroxy-3-methylbut-2-enyl diphosphate reductase, whose product MEVRRAKTSGFCFGVSLALEKLDAEVEKNDAKIATLGPIIHNPQVLEQYKNMNVRCLEHADDANKDERVIIRAHGIPRETETTLTDSCKEVVDATCPKVKRAQLGIYNIIGKGCFLLLYGEKDHPEVRGLMSYADDRAFLFNSLEELKKFPLSADIDYCLAAQTTQDREEFSRIDEYLQEKLAERLQVLNTICNATRERQQEAIALAKKVDAMVVVGGYSSGNTRRLADVSRAQGCLTFHVERPEELSASDFKGMKVVGLTAGASTPRSIIDATEEFLMNL is encoded by the coding sequence ATGGAAGTACGTAGGGCTAAAACATCCGGCTTTTGTTTCGGGGTTTCACTGGCGTTGGAAAAACTGGATGCAGAAGTAGAAAAAAATGATGCAAAAATTGCGACTCTGGGGCCAATCATTCATAACCCTCAGGTTCTTGAACAATATAAAAATATGAATGTACGCTGCCTTGAACACGCAGATGACGCAAATAAAGATGAACGTGTTATTATCCGTGCGCATGGTATTCCCAGAGAAACCGAAACAACATTAACAGACTCATGCAAAGAAGTTGTTGATGCAACATGTCCAAAGGTTAAACGCGCTCAGCTTGGTATCTACAACATAATAGGCAAAGGGTGCTTTCTTCTTTTATACGGCGAAAAAGACCATCCGGAAGTGCGTGGACTGATGAGTTATGCCGATGACAGAGCCTTTTTGTTTAATTCACTTGAGGAGCTCAAGAAATTTCCACTTTCTGCCGATATAGACTATTGCCTCGCTGCGCAGACTACACAGGACAGAGAGGAATTTTCCCGAATAGATGAGTACCTTCAAGAAAAGCTGGCAGAGCGACTTCAAGTACTTAATACTATTTGCAATGCGACAAGAGAACGACAACAAGAAGCCATTGCACTTGCAAAAAAAGTGGATGCAATGGTTGTTGTGGGAGGCTACAGCAGCGGAAATACCCGCAGGCTAGCGGATGTTTCCCGTGCACAAGGGTGCCTTACCTTCCATGTTGAACGACCGGAAGAACTTTCTGCCTCGGATTTTAAAGGCATGAAAGTAGTAGGACTCACCGCCGGTGCTTCAACCCCGCGTTCTATTATTGATGCTACGGAAGAATTCCTTATGAATTTGTAG
- a CDS encoding tRNA dihydrouridine synthase, translated as MQYTDNTGLHITPARPWLAPLAGYSDLCFRLLCKEFGASVVCSEMVSAKGLYYNGNSTRKLLETTEKESPAIFQLFGNDADIMSHAMEYLVKGGYTWFDLNMGCSVRKVFKQGCGSSMMRDLDNSLKVAKAMISIGGKGKVGFKFRLGVDSEQEVYKELALRLEDAGAGWLTLHPRTAAQGFSGNARWSAIKEVVEAVSIPVIASGDLLEPEDGVRCVKETGAASVMFARGAIGNPAIFDEYTTLYKGETLKRPDPLKTMHLIQRHKELALEYTNERTALFKMRTFVPRYVRLFKGAKALRQQLATCAGWKQIDAVIEDFFARCEAVDLDNISETISMQNTSE; from the coding sequence ATGCAGTATACTGATAATACTGGGTTACACATCACCCCTGCCCGTCCATGGCTTGCGCCCCTTGCCGGATACTCAGACCTTTGCTTCAGACTCTTATGCAAGGAGTTCGGTGCGTCTGTTGTCTGCTCGGAAATGGTCAGCGCTAAAGGACTTTACTACAACGGCAATAGCACCCGTAAGCTGCTTGAAACCACAGAGAAAGAATCTCCTGCAATTTTCCAACTCTTTGGGAATGATGCAGACATCATGTCGCATGCTATGGAGTATCTGGTAAAAGGCGGCTATACATGGTTTGATTTGAATATGGGCTGCTCTGTACGCAAAGTATTCAAACAAGGCTGTGGATCTTCCATGATGCGCGACCTCGATAACTCGCTCAAAGTTGCCAAAGCAATGATCAGCATTGGCGGCAAGGGCAAAGTAGGATTCAAGTTCCGCCTCGGCGTTGATTCCGAGCAGGAAGTGTACAAAGAGCTTGCACTCAGGCTTGAAGATGCTGGTGCGGGCTGGCTTACTCTGCATCCGCGTACTGCAGCACAGGGATTTTCCGGAAACGCGCGCTGGTCTGCCATCAAAGAAGTCGTTGAGGCCGTCTCTATTCCGGTTATTGCCAGCGGTGACTTACTGGAACCTGAAGACGGTGTGAGGTGCGTCAAAGAAACCGGTGCAGCATCTGTTATGTTCGCACGCGGTGCCATCGGCAACCCTGCTATTTTTGACGAGTACACAACGCTCTACAAAGGTGAAACACTCAAACGTCCTGATCCGCTCAAGACCATGCATCTCATTCAACGCCACAAGGAGCTTGCCCTTGAATACACGAATGAACGTACGGCCCTCTTTAAAATGCGGACATTTGTTCCACGCTATGTACGCTTGTTCAAAGGGGCAAAGGCCCTACGTCAGCAGCTCGCCACATGTGCAGGCTGGAAACAGATTGATGCGGTCATAGAAGATTTTTTTGCCCGCTGCGAAGCGGTTGATCTGGACAACATCTCAGAAACCATCAGCATGCAGAATACATCGGAGTAA
- a CDS encoding ABC transporter ATP-binding protein yields the protein MVFTIDSLCKKYNEKPVLSNVSFSVDKGDIVSLIGPSGVGKTTLLRILAGLEEQDSGSITFQTPPSKDNPIIMVFQDYLLFPSLTVFENTAFALKARKVPAHQITARVSTILDFFHLSNKQNQYPIQLSAGQKQRVAIARAMVVNPAVLLLDEPFANLDRNLKMETAEFIRNTQKEFGITTISVTHDLEEAFAMSDKIGIMLNGKLEQFDTPSALYNSPDSIEVARFLGPVNILTPELCARLNIPASIIPNGREYAIIRPEQLTLKQGTEARITRVQFGGHYVKYTLQIQNSELTVYGFTAQFAEGDAVGVQLILN from the coding sequence ATGGTTTTTACAATAGATTCCCTTTGTAAAAAATATAACGAAAAGCCTGTGCTCTCCAATGTCTCTTTTTCTGTGGATAAAGGAGACATCGTTTCCCTGATCGGCCCATCCGGTGTGGGAAAAACCACCCTATTACGAATTCTTGCCGGACTAGAGGAACAGGACAGCGGATCAATTACATTTCAAACACCGCCATCTAAAGACAATCCCATTATTATGGTGTTTCAAGATTACTTGCTTTTCCCGAGCCTTACAGTCTTCGAAAATACAGCGTTCGCCTTAAAAGCGCGAAAAGTACCAGCACACCAGATTACAGCGCGGGTAAGCACCATTCTTGATTTTTTCCATCTTTCTAACAAACAAAACCAGTACCCCATACAGCTTTCCGCAGGACAAAAACAACGTGTCGCCATAGCTCGAGCTATGGTGGTTAACCCTGCTGTATTACTGCTTGATGAACCATTTGCGAATCTTGACCGCAACCTCAAAATGGAAACTGCAGAGTTTATCCGAAATACGCAGAAAGAGTTTGGAATTACGACTATCAGTGTCACCCACGACCTTGAAGAAGCCTTCGCAATGTCCGATAAAATCGGCATCATGCTCAATGGAAAACTGGAGCAGTTCGACACGCCATCCGCACTATACAATTCTCCAGACTCCATTGAAGTGGCGCGGTTCCTAGGTCCTGTAAACATTTTGACACCAGAACTATGCGCCCGCCTTAATATTCCCGCATCCATAATCCCAAATGGACGAGAATACGCCATCATCAGACCAGAACAACTTACCTTGAAACAAGGAACAGAAGCTCGCATCACCCGTGTGCAATTTGGTGGACACTACGTAAAATATACCCTGCAAATACAGAATTCCGAACTCACAGTGTACGGTTTCACTGCCCAGTTTGCAGAAGGCGACGCTGTCGGCGTTCAGCTTATTCTAAATTAA
- a CDS encoding sensor histidine kinase, producing MLRFFKDEKPFGFVRVLSWAMLIVIIISSLLMSTFIADQARKTLIEKQKNFALLLAENLNHQIFRRFTLPTIIGYGRIALRNPTQYERLEQVVQNTIHGLHVKGLRIYDNKQITSYSTNKDDLGKTGIAGIAAQKAVKQNTYSFEIESKISPITALFMLKIPDNSFTLRTTYPLRLEGKLGEEPKELPIMGVLEITQDITKDYMSVIRFQRLIFVSSFFSSILMFMILVTIIKRAERVLTKRLNEKEKLEHELHQNEKLAGMGRMVSSIAHEIRNPLGIISSSAEMMIKRDSTDDFTKKMLTVIFDESKRLAQTVTDFLDYAKPKPTRHDKVDLALIINQALGFLENELESKGITVARDYNLKFFIEGDSDLLYRAVYNVLSNSIQAMDGEGEIRICAARGKTAVLQFHDSGSGFDQAHLNQMLDPFFTTRDNGTGLGLPIVNSIVKSHHGTLTLGKSTLGGALVTMEFPLKTPGR from the coding sequence ATGTTAAGGTTCTTCAAGGACGAGAAGCCGTTTGGTTTTGTTCGAGTCCTCTCATGGGCAATGCTCATAGTCATCATTATTTCAAGTCTGCTCATGTCCACATTCATTGCGGATCAAGCCCGGAAGACCTTAATTGAAAAACAAAAAAACTTTGCACTACTGCTGGCGGAAAATCTGAACCACCAGATTTTCCGCCGCTTTACCCTCCCCACCATTATCGGATACGGGCGCATTGCGCTTCGCAACCCGACCCAATACGAACGCCTCGAACAAGTCGTTCAAAATACCATCCACGGCCTGCATGTAAAAGGGCTGCGTATTTACGACAACAAACAAATTACGTCGTATTCCACCAACAAAGACGATCTTGGAAAAACGGGTATTGCCGGTATTGCTGCACAAAAAGCTGTGAAGCAAAACACCTACAGTTTTGAGATCGAATCAAAGATATCCCCGATAACAGCACTCTTTATGCTCAAAATTCCGGATAATTCCTTTACGTTGCGTACAACCTATCCGCTTCGTCTCGAAGGAAAACTAGGCGAAGAGCCAAAAGAGCTTCCTATCATGGGTGTTCTAGAGATTACGCAGGATATAACCAAAGACTACATGAGTGTAATCCGCTTCCAGCGCCTTATTTTTGTCTCAAGCTTTTTCTCATCCATACTGATGTTTATGATCCTTGTAACCATCATAAAGCGTGCAGAACGCGTGCTCACTAAGCGACTTAATGAAAAAGAAAAACTTGAACATGAACTGCATCAAAATGAAAAGCTGGCAGGCATGGGACGAATGGTTTCGTCTATTGCACATGAAATCCGCAATCCTCTTGGTATTATCTCTTCCAGTGCGGAAATGATGATTAAACGGGACAGCACAGACGATTTCACAAAAAAAATGCTGACTGTTATTTTTGATGAATCCAAACGCCTTGCCCAGACAGTGACAGACTTTCTTGACTACGCAAAACCTAAGCCGACACGCCATGACAAGGTAGACCTTGCCCTTATTATCAATCAGGCACTCGGTTTTCTGGAAAATGAGCTTGAATCTAAAGGCATCACCGTTGCACGGGATTATAATTTAAAATTCTTTATAGAGGGCGATAGTGACTTGCTCTATCGTGCTGTATACAATGTTCTTTCCAACAGCATTCAAGCAATGGACGGCGAAGGAGAAATTCGAATCTGCGCCGCACGCGGAAAAACAGCTGTGCTGCAATTCCATGACTCAGGCAGCGGATTCGATCAGGCGCATTTAAACCAGATGCTCGACCCGTTCTTCACCACACGCGACAACGGAACCGGCCTAGGGCTGCCTATTGTAAACAGCATTGTCAAAAGCCACCACG
- a CDS encoding aminoglycoside phosphotransferase family protein, translated as MDKKNIIASYLHSSGWLEKLQCHSLSDVSFLAAGEYNENWIITGTTQKNLAPKNHFVFRINHGSQLGLNSEQIRYEFNILSALENSTVTPIPYFEDTNAGNFNSVFDRGVLLMEYLPGTPLDYTQDLDRAAKIFAAVHTQPVPEQDCFVHQLNPVADIVTESLGLLARFNDHPKTAVRRSLEKYSKRIAKLGEQYAPAFAAEKQVIVNTEVNSGNFIINRERNTAHLVDWEKAVVSSRYQDLGHFIVPTTTLWKTDFIATPEHRHHFLSRYKEYAKLDHSVEELAILTGILEKTIILRGLSWCYMAWYEYTKKDRALKNNDTFATIERYLDNLEWFLQ; from the coding sequence ATGGATAAAAAAAATATTATCGCCAGCTACCTACACTCTTCAGGCTGGCTTGAAAAACTCCAGTGTCACAGTCTTTCCGACGTCTCATTCCTTGCAGCAGGTGAATATAATGAAAACTGGATAATCACCGGCACAACGCAAAAAAATCTCGCCCCCAAAAATCATTTTGTCTTCCGCATTAATCACGGAAGCCAGCTGGGGTTAAATTCAGAGCAGATCCGATATGAATTTAATATACTTTCCGCGCTCGAAAACTCAACAGTGACCCCAATTCCATATTTTGAAGATACAAACGCTGGAAATTTTAATTCAGTCTTTGATCGTGGTGTGTTGCTCATGGAATACCTTCCGGGAACGCCTCTTGATTACACGCAAGATTTAGATCGTGCCGCAAAAATTTTTGCAGCTGTCCACACCCAGCCTGTCCCCGAACAAGATTGCTTTGTGCATCAACTAAATCCTGTAGCAGATATTGTGACAGAATCTCTGGGCCTGCTTGCGCGTTTCAACGATCACCCCAAAACAGCAGTCCGTCGCAGCCTTGAAAAGTACAGTAAAAGAATCGCCAAACTCGGTGAACAATATGCTCCAGCCTTTGCGGCAGAAAAGCAGGTTATAGTAAATACCGAGGTTAATTCCGGTAACTTTATCATTAACCGAGAACGCAATACAGCACATCTCGTGGACTGGGAAAAAGCGGTGGTTTCAAGCCGCTATCAAGATCTTGGCCATTTTATTGTTCCAACAACCACGTTGTGGAAAACAGACTTTATCGCCACACCTGAACACCGCCATCACTTTCTATCGCGTTACAAAGAGTACGCAAAATTAGATCACTCAGTAGAAGAGCTTGCCATTCTTACAGGAATACTAGAAAAGACAATCATCCTTAGGGGATTATCGTGGTGTTACATGGCATGGTACGAATACACCAAAAAAGATCGTGCTCTGAAAAACAACGACACATTTGCAACAATTGAACGCTATCTGGACAATCTTGAATGGTTTTTACAATAG
- a CDS encoding response regulator, producing the protein MEKKILVITSSLAEQVQLLLLLTAAGYTPTCCESLPSALTALESSTFDAIITDPIIIDTPPQKMTAVEFVSLVQKTPNPTTPILVMGDVISLQYIMNTLRSGIARFIPKPFTPTEFIETVSAELCVAKHQHPQKTIISNR; encoded by the coding sequence ATGGAAAAAAAAATATTAGTTATCACAAGCTCTCTTGCGGAACAGGTGCAACTGTTACTGCTCCTCACTGCCGCGGGTTATACCCCCACCTGCTGTGAAAGTCTGCCTTCTGCACTTACTGCGCTTGAATCCTCTACCTTCGACGCCATAATAACTGACCCCATAATCATAGATACTCCACCACAGAAAATGACGGCTGTGGAGTTTGTGTCATTGGTACAAAAAACGCCCAATCCAACAACACCAATTTTGGTCATGGGAGATGTCATTTCTCTCCAGTATATTATGAATACACTTCGCAGTGGAATTGCCCGTTTCATCCCCAAGCCGTTCACTCCTACAGAATTTATTGAAACTGTTTCTGCGGAACTTTGTGTTGCCAAGCATCAGCACCCCCAAAAAACTATCATTTCAAATAGGTAG
- a CDS encoding GNAT family N-acetyltransferase, producing MLYSVEEIDKEHELYEPTVAMRRVDLYPVGRVTRSYIQDELEDESTLLVAVKNRKLLGCSRLTLLGETMKLSHMVVGEGYRLTGVGSSLMRKIFKLSKQMGAKKIQLESIPEAVPFFERFGFVVVGEQKILDLLDLPALDMEREL from the coding sequence ATGCTTTATTCTGTTGAAGAAATTGACAAAGAGCATGAACTGTATGAGCCGACTGTGGCAATGCGACGGGTGGATTTATATCCGGTGGGACGGGTAACCCGTTCTTACATTCAGGATGAGTTGGAAGATGAAAGCACACTGCTGGTTGCCGTGAAAAATAGAAAACTTTTAGGTTGCAGTAGGCTTACATTATTGGGTGAAACAATGAAGCTTTCACACATGGTCGTAGGCGAAGGGTATAGGTTAACAGGTGTCGGCTCCTCGCTTATGCGAAAAATTTTCAAACTATCAAAACAGATGGGTGCTAAAAAAATCCAACTAGAATCTATTCCGGAAGCAGTGCCTTTTTTTGAACGTTTTGGTTTTGTTGTGGTTGGAGAACAAAAGATTCTTGACCTGCTTGATTTGCCTGCTCTGGATATGGAGCGGGAGTTGTAA